A stretch of Cucumis sativus cultivar 9930 chromosome 2, Cucumber_9930_V3, whole genome shotgun sequence DNA encodes these proteins:
- the LOC101205543 gene encoding uncharacterized protein LOC101205543, producing the protein MVIRNFSMGLISERVSIGSKLQSKMENLEASSLLLLYNWKYMFVRPYLFLIHKSGLSHYHFGFGTIFKETSGLGSTTLNWHKSFVILSFTLN; encoded by the exons ATGGTGATTCGGAATTTTTCGATGGGCCTGATCAGTGAACGAGTAAGTATTGGTTCAAAGTTACAATCGAAGATGGAGAATTTAGAG GCAAGTTCCTTGCTTCTACTTTATAATTGGAAATATATGTTCGTACGGCCATACTTGTTCCTGATCCACAAATCCGG GTTGTCTCATTACCACTTTGGATTTGGAACGATCTTCAAGGAAACTTCTGGACTGGGTTCAACCACTCTCAATTGGCATAAAAGCTTtgttattttgagttttaCACTTAATTGA
- the LOC101212281 gene encoding heat stress transcription factor A-7a, whose translation MNPQYPVKEEDWGPSSSEFGGGYGLPPTPQPMEGLNDVSPPPFLIKTFDIVDDPLTDHIISWGRGGISFIVWDPKAFSANLLPRFFKHNNFSSFIRQLNTYGFRKINPERWEFANEGFLRGQKHLLRTIKRRKPPTTDHLPSEQEPSACVEIGRFGLDVELDRLKRDKQVVMMELVKLRREQQNTRAYIQAMEQKLQGTEMKQRQMMKFLARAMQNPDFVHQLIQQKKKRDIEEASTKKRRRPIDQGPASSSRSSEEESISNIKIEPIEFCGYEVSELEALALEMQGLGRAVKKETKVKEEMQQSSENGDAELDEGFWEEFFSGRIEEGENDDMVKALSNRFGYLGSIP comes from the exons ATGAATCCTCAATACCCAGTTAAGGAGGAGGATTGGGGGCCAAGCTCGTCGGAGTTTGGCGGCGGTTATGGCTTACCGCCGACGCCGCAGCCGATGGAGGGTCTTAACGATGTTAGTCCACCGCCATTTCTGATCAAGACATTTGATATTGTGGATGATCCTCTTACCGATCACATCATCTCTTGGGGCAGGGGAGGAATCAGCTTTATTGTATGGGATCCCAAGGCCTTCTCTGCTAATTTGCTTCCTCGGTTCTTCAAGCATAACAACTTCTCAAGCTTCATCCGGCAGCTCAACACTTAc GGTTTTAGGAAGATTAATCCAGAGAGATGGGAGTTCGCAAATGAAGGTTTCTTGAGAGGCCAAAAGCATCTCCTTAGAACtattaagagaagaaaaccaCCAACCACTGACCATTTGCCTTCCGAACAAGAACCCAGTGCTTGTGTCGAAATCGGTCGTTTTGGACTTGATGTCGAACTCGACCGTTTGAAACGGGACAAGCAAGTGGTGATGATGGAACTAGTTAAGCTAAGGCGTGAGCAGCAAAATACAAGAGCTTACATACAAGCAATGGAACAAAAGCTGCAAGGGACAGAGATGAAACAGCGACAGATGATGAAATTCTTAGCAAGAGCAATGCAGAATCCAGACTTTGTTCACCAATTAATCCagcagaaaaagaaaagggacaTTGAAGAAGCTTCAACAAAGAAGAGGAGAAGGCCTATTGACCAAGGACCAGCAAGCAGCTCCAGAAGCAGTGAAGAAGAAAGCATCTCAAACATTAAGATTGAGCCTATAGAATTTTGTGGATATGAAGTATCTGAACTTGAAGCACTTGCTTTGGAAATGCAAGGATTAGGGAGGGCAGTTAAGAAAGAAACCAAAGTAAAGGAAGAGATGCAACAGTCTTCAGAAAATGGAGATGCAGAGTTGGATGAGGGATTTTGGGAAGAGTTTTTCAGTGGAAGAATAGAAGAAGGCGAAAACGACGACATGGTGAAAGCCTTAAGCAATCGCTTCGGCTATTTAGGTTCAATCCCCTAA